From Polaribacter butkevichii, a single genomic window includes:
- a CDS encoding tetratricopeptide repeat protein, protein MDSIFLSKKEILKSIKTAENKCQFLFECGEFFYSKNVIKSEYFFNEALQLSKGKNNTMEGKALLKLGFIEKNKGNLSTSLRYFNKAKDIFKKTNDSVRFASIHFDIGYVYRYKDQKEKELEFYNRGLELSKGREEELMGKGYLHLGNYYTRLKKLDSSIYYYNKALEVFKKNNKDDRIYNVYNNVSNTYYKQGKYKKVIDIRSLVLEYAKKENNKLLITVNYHNIAAAHSKLGTYNLALKYLDSAIIVAKENNFKLRLSKSYSSLAKLNYVLKDYKNSYIYLEKHKIYSDSIFQSQLSNTIEEAELQNKLKLEKKNLQIINQKQAFDKKIYLIIISALLLLGIPMIVLLYRNSINRNKIIEGNLEKEKIKKEVLLQKFKRSEIEVKNLVADNSMRLEFLKQLLAQLKEQRKTYNSVEVKNYIKDLSFKIQQQITTESKLTLLKKKIDSVNDGFDNMLLTVYSELTKTEREVCALLRLNLSVKEIASIRNSSSDAIKVTRYRIRKKMNIPKNQNLEVFIQNLGV, encoded by the coding sequence TTGGATTCTATTTTTCTTTCAAAAAAAGAAATTTTGAAATCAATAAAAACCGCTGAAAATAAGTGTCAGTTTTTATTTGAATGCGGAGAATTCTTCTATTCAAAAAATGTTATTAAATCAGAATATTTTTTTAACGAAGCCTTGCAATTATCAAAGGGTAAGAATAATACTATGGAGGGCAAAGCTTTGCTTAAATTAGGGTTTATTGAGAAAAATAAAGGGAATTTAAGTACCTCTCTTAGGTACTTTAATAAAGCAAAAGATATCTTTAAAAAGACAAATGATTCTGTACGTTTTGCTTCTATCCATTTTGATATAGGTTATGTATATCGCTATAAAGATCAAAAAGAGAAAGAGCTTGAGTTTTATAATAGAGGGTTAGAACTCAGTAAGGGGAGAGAAGAAGAATTAATGGGAAAAGGTTATTTACATTTAGGGAATTACTATACAAGGCTTAAAAAGTTGGATTCATCTATTTACTACTATAATAAAGCACTTGAGGTTTTTAAAAAAAATAATAAAGACGATCGAATTTATAATGTTTACAATAATGTATCAAATACATATTACAAACAAGGTAAATATAAAAAAGTAATAGATATTAGAAGTTTGGTTTTAGAGTATGCTAAAAAAGAAAATAATAAACTACTTATAACAGTCAATTATCATAACATAGCAGCTGCTCATAGCAAGTTAGGAACCTATAATTTAGCTTTAAAATATCTAGATTCTGCTATTATAGTGGCAAAAGAAAATAATTTTAAACTACGATTATCAAAATCATATAGTTCACTAGCAAAATTGAATTATGTACTTAAAGATTATAAGAATTCTTATATATATTTAGAAAAACATAAAATCTATTCAGATTCTATTTTTCAATCTCAATTATCAAATACAATTGAAGAGGCTGAACTGCAAAACAAGCTTAAATTAGAAAAGAAAAATTTACAGATAATAAACCAAAAGCAAGCTTTTGACAAAAAAATATATTTAATTATAATTTCAGCTTTATTATTATTGGGTATTCCTATGATTGTTTTACTTTATAGAAATTCTATAAATAGAAATAAAATAATAGAAGGTAACCTGGAGAAAGAAAAAATAAAAAAAGAAGTTTTATTACAGAAATTTAAAAGATCAGAAATAGAAGTAAAAAATTTAGTAGCAGATAACTCAATGCGATTAGAGTTTTTAAAACAACTTTTAGCACAACTTAAAGAGCAAAGAAAAACGTATAATTCTGTTGAAGTAAAAAATTATATTAAAGATTTATCTTTTAAAATTCAGCAACAAATTACCACGGAAAGTAAACTAACATTACTAAAGAAAAAAATAGATTCTGTTAATGATGGTTTTGATAATATGTTACTTACGGTTTATTCAGAATTGACTAAAACGGAAAGAGAGGTTTGCGCTTTACTAAGGTTAAATTTATCTGTTAAAGAAATTGCGTCTATTAGAAATTCTAGTTCAGATGCTATAAAAGTTACTCGTTACAGAATAAGAAAGAAAATGAATATACCAAAAAATCAAAATTTAGAGGTATTTATTCAGAATTT
- the hemF gene encoding oxygen-dependent coproporphyrinogen oxidase, whose product MKEQFYKYIENLQNTITSKLEEVDGVAKFQEDIWERKEGGGGRTRVIENGAIFEKGGVNISKVFGELPEALRKQFKVKEGNFFACGLSLVLHPINPFIPTVHANWRYFEMYDNDGNIVTQWFGGGQDLTPYYLFDEDVTHFHQTCKTACDKHHSEFYPKFKKVCDEYFWNAHRNEARGIGGLFFDYLKETEVFSIEDRFNFVTEVGDSFLESYVPIVEKRKEIEFTRAQKDWQEIRRGRYVEFNLVHDRGTLFGLKTNGRIESILMSLPPIVQWKYNHQPEENTEEARLIAILEKPKDWV is encoded by the coding sequence ATGAAAGAGCAATTTTATAAATACATAGAAAATCTTCAAAATACAATTACTTCTAAATTAGAAGAAGTAGATGGAGTTGCAAAATTTCAAGAAGATATTTGGGAAAGAAAAGAAGGCGGAGGAGGCAGAACTCGTGTAATCGAAAATGGTGCAATTTTTGAAAAAGGTGGCGTAAATATTTCTAAAGTTTTTGGCGAATTACCAGAAGCATTAAGAAAGCAATTTAAAGTAAAAGAGGGGAACTTCTTTGCATGTGGCTTAAGTTTAGTATTGCATCCAATAAATCCTTTTATACCAACGGTACATGCAAATTGGCGTTATTTTGAGATGTATGACAATGATGGTAATATTGTAACACAGTGGTTTGGTGGCGGACAAGATTTAACGCCCTATTATTTATTTGATGAAGATGTAACTCATTTTCATCAAACATGTAAAACAGCTTGTGATAAGCATCATTCAGAATTTTATCCGAAGTTTAAAAAAGTTTGTGACGAGTATTTTTGGAATGCACACAGAAATGAAGCACGTGGAATTGGTGGTTTGTTTTTCGATTATTTAAAAGAAACAGAAGTATTTTCTATAGAAGATAGATTTAACTTTGTAACAGAGGTTGGGGATAGTTTTTTAGAAAGTTATGTGCCAATTGTAGAAAAAAGAAAAGAAATTGAATTTACCAGAGCGCAAAAAGATTGGCAAGAAATAAGAAGAGGTCGTTATGTAGAATTTAATTTAGTACATGATAGAGGCACTCTTTTTGGTTTAAAAACCAACGGAAGAATAGAAAGTATCTTAATGAGTTTGCCGCCAATTGTGCAATGGAAATACAATCATCAACCAGAAGAAAATACAGAAGAAGCCAGATTGATAGCTATCTTAGAAAAACCTAAAGATTGGGTTTAA
- a CDS encoding EI24 domain-containing protein: MIKNILSGIQAYVGSFGLISKLKLWKYFIVPVVISLVTATIIGFTAYGLSDNIGNFLAKIWIWDWGKETVTTIASFIGAVFVLVIGFLLYKHIVMALSAPFMSPVSEKIETHLNGSFKHNHRKTTFREQLIRGVRISLRNLSKEILFTIPLLLLSFIPIIGLVFTVVLFLVQAYYAGFGNMDYTLERHLNYKESINFVGKNKGVSIGNGIVFMLCLLIPVLGFIIVLPLSVTAASVKTVALLNKENERAIL; encoded by the coding sequence ATGATTAAAAATATACTTTCAGGAATACAAGCTTATGTAGGTTCTTTTGGTTTAATTTCTAAATTAAAACTTTGGAAATATTTTATTGTTCCAGTTGTAATTAGCCTTGTAACCGCAACAATTATTGGTTTTACTGCTTATGGATTATCAGATAATATAGGTAATTTTTTAGCCAAAATATGGATTTGGGATTGGGGTAAAGAAACTGTAACTACTATTGCTTCTTTTATAGGAGCCGTTTTTGTTTTAGTTATTGGCTTTCTATTATATAAACATATTGTAATGGCGCTATCCGCACCATTTATGAGCCCTGTTTCAGAAAAAATAGAAACTCATCTTAATGGAAGTTTTAAGCATAACCATAGAAAAACTACCTTCCGGGAGCAATTAATTAGAGGTGTTAGAATCAGTTTAAGAAACTTATCAAAAGAAATATTATTTACAATACCATTGTTATTGCTAAGTTTTATACCTATTATTGGGTTAGTTTTTACTGTCGTTTTATTTTTGGTACAAGCTTATTATGCTGGTTTTGGTAATATGGATTATACCTTAGAAAGACATTTAAACTATAAAGAAAGTATCAATTTTGTAGGTAAAAATAAAGGCGTTTCTATAGGAAACGGAATTGTTTTTATGCTGTGTTTATTAATTCCTGTTTTAGGGTTTATTATTGTTTTACCATTATCGGTAACCGCAGCATCTGTAAAAACAGTAGCCTTATTAAATAAAGAAAATGAAAGAGCAATTTTATAA
- a CDS encoding 5-carboxymethyl-2-hydroxymuconate Delta-isomerase, translated as MPHFILDCSENILELREPRKILEAVFETAFSTGLFERDDIKVRLNPFKHSLVQSESADFIHVFGNIMEGRTEEQKSDLSYAIVATLTTLFPKVPVISMNVRDFESASYCNKTMI; from the coding sequence ATGCCGCATTTTATTTTAGATTGTTCAGAAAACATTTTAGAATTACGAGAACCAAGAAAAATTTTAGAAGCCGTTTTTGAAACGGCTTTTTCTACGGGTTTATTTGAAAGAGATGATATTAAAGTACGCTTAAATCCGTTTAAACATTCTTTGGTACAAAGTGAATCGGCAGATTTTATTCATGTTTTTGGAAATATAATGGAAGGAAGAACAGAAGAACAAAAATCAGATCTTTCTTATGCAATTGTAGCTACTTTAACGACCTTGTTTCCAAAAGTACCCGTTATTTCTATGAATGTTAGAGACTTTGAAAGTGCTTCGTATTGTAATAAAACAATGATTTAA
- the hemE gene encoding uroporphyrinogen decarboxylase, with the protein MIKNDLFLRALKGETVDRPPVWMMRQAGRYLPEFQEIKKKYDFFTRCQTPELASEITVQPIRRFGMDAAILFSDILVIPQAMNIEVEMKPNFGPYLPNPIRSQKDLDSVIVPDIQDTLGYVMEAIKATKEKLNDEVPLIGFAGSPWTILCYCVQGQGSKNFDKAKELCFTNPVIAHSLLQKITDTTIAYLKAKVAAGVDAVQVFDSWGGMLSPVDYQEFSWQYMQQIIDALKDITPVIAFGKGCWFALDEMSKSGASALGVDWTCSARNARYLSGGKITLQGNFDPSRLFSPPAVIKKMVHQMINEFGKDRLVVNLGHGILPNIPLENAKAFVDAVKEYKAN; encoded by the coding sequence ATGATAAAAAACGATTTATTTTTAAGAGCCTTAAAAGGAGAAACTGTAGACCGTCCACCAGTTTGGATGATGCGTCAAGCAGGAAGATATTTACCAGAATTTCAAGAAATCAAAAAAAAGTACGATTTCTTTACACGTTGTCAAACTCCAGAATTAGCATCAGAAATTACAGTACAACCAATTCGTAGATTTGGTATGGATGCTGCCATTCTGTTTTCAGATATTTTGGTAATACCACAAGCAATGAATATTGAAGTGGAAATGAAACCCAATTTTGGACCTTATTTACCAAATCCTATTCGTTCTCAAAAAGATTTAGATAGCGTAATTGTTCCAGATATTCAAGACACTTTAGGTTACGTAATGGAAGCAATTAAAGCAACCAAAGAAAAATTGAATGATGAGGTGCCGTTAATTGGTTTTGCAGGTTCACCTTGGACAATTTTATGTTATTGTGTACAAGGGCAAGGTTCTAAAAACTTTGACAAAGCAAAAGAATTATGTTTTACAAACCCTGTAATAGCACACTCATTATTACAAAAAATAACAGACACAACTATTGCCTATTTAAAAGCAAAAGTTGCAGCAGGTGTAGATGCTGTTCAAGTTTTTGATTCTTGGGGAGGAATGTTATCTCCTGTAGATTATCAAGAATTCTCTTGGCAATATATGCAACAAATTATCGATGCCTTAAAAGACATTACCCCAGTAATTGCCTTTGGTAAAGGATGTTGGTTTGCTTTAGACGAAATGTCTAAATCTGGCGCTTCTGCATTAGGTGTAGATTGGACGTGTTCTGCAAGAAACGCTCGTTATTTATCTGGCGGAAAAATTACCTTACAAGGTAATTTCGATCCATCAAGATTGTTCTCTCCACCAGCAGTTATCAAAAAAATGGTACACCAAATGATTAATGAATTTGGTAAAGATAGATTAGTTGTAAATCTAGGCCATGGTATTTTACCAAACATTCCGTTAGAAAACGCAAAAGCGTTTGTAGACGCAGTTAAGGAGTATAAAGCAAACTAA
- a CDS encoding GxxExxY protein has protein sequence MTENEISKIIVDCALKVHRALGPGLLESSYEECLFYELGKRNLNVEKQKALPLVYEEVKLNVGYRIDLIVEDKVIVELKSVESINDVHLAQVLTYLKLSECKLGLLINFNVALIKYGIKRVVNNL, from the coding sequence ATGACTGAAAACGAAATTTCTAAAATTATTGTAGACTGCGCTTTAAAAGTTCATAGAGCTTTAGGTCCAGGTCTTTTAGAAAGTTCTTATGAGGAATGTTTGTTTTATGAGTTAGGGAAGAGGAATCTAAATGTAGAAAAACAAAAAGCATTGCCTTTAGTTTATGAAGAAGTAAAACTCAATGTAGGTTATAGAATAGATTTAATAGTTGAAGATAAAGTAATTGTTGAGCTAAAATCAGTAGAAAGTATAAATGATGTTCATTTAGCTCAAGTTTTAACTTATCTAAAGCTATCAGAATGTAAATTAGGTTTGTTAATTAATTTTAACGTTGCTTTAATAAAATACGGTATTAAAAGAGTAGTAAATAATTTGTAA
- the hemL gene encoding glutamate-1-semialdehyde 2,1-aminomutase, with the protein MEFKKSEKLYKKGLVNLVGGVNSPVRAFSSVGGNPLFIKKAKGTKITDVDGNKYVDLVLSYGPMILGHRHKKVQKAVEKALKNGYSFGASTENEIKLAKIVCDAFPGMDKVRFVNSGTEAVLSGIRLARAFTGKDKIIKFAGCYHGHQDALLVAAGSGLATLSLPGSKGVPEGAVKNTLISNYNDLESVKKHFENDDNIAGVIIEPIAGNMGVVVPENNFLAELKAYLETKGALLIVDEVMTGFRSKFGGAQELLGVEADITCLGKVIGGGFPVGAYGAREEIMQEVAPLGGMYQAGTLSGNPIAMAGGIATLTELKKQNPYKKFEEIGAILEVILLETAKKYNVALTVNRFGSMLNPFFVNSEVTNFVEAQLSDTKKFAVFFWEMIKNGVFLPPSQFEAWFLSSALSDKDIKKIAEAIDKGMLAVSKMKK; encoded by the coding sequence ATGGAATTCAAAAAATCAGAAAAATTATATAAAAAAGGATTGGTAAACCTTGTTGGAGGTGTAAATTCTCCTGTTAGAGCATTTTCATCAGTGGGTGGTAATCCGTTGTTTATCAAAAAAGCAAAAGGAACTAAAATTACAGATGTTGATGGTAATAAATATGTAGATTTAGTGCTTTCTTACGGACCAATGATTTTAGGTCATCGACATAAAAAAGTGCAAAAAGCTGTTGAAAAAGCATTGAAAAATGGATATTCTTTTGGAGCATCTACAGAAAACGAAATTAAATTAGCAAAAATAGTTTGCGATGCTTTTCCAGGAATGGATAAAGTACGTTTTGTAAATTCTGGTACAGAAGCTGTTTTAAGCGGAATCCGTTTAGCAAGAGCCTTTACTGGAAAGGATAAAATTATAAAATTTGCAGGTTGTTATCATGGTCATCAAGATGCTTTATTAGTAGCAGCTGGTTCTGGTTTAGCAACATTAAGTTTACCTGGTTCTAAAGGAGTGCCAGAAGGAGCTGTAAAAAACACATTAATTTCTAATTATAATGATTTAGAAAGTGTAAAAAAACATTTCGAAAACGACGATAATATTGCAGGTGTAATTATTGAACCAATTGCAGGTAATATGGGCGTTGTAGTTCCTGAAAATAATTTCTTAGCAGAATTAAAGGCGTATTTAGAAACCAAAGGAGCGTTGTTAATTGTTGATGAAGTAATGACCGGTTTCCGTTCTAAATTTGGTGGAGCACAAGAATTATTAGGCGTAGAAGCAGATATTACGTGTTTAGGTAAGGTTATTGGAGGAGGTTTCCCAGTGGGGGCATACGGAGCAAGAGAAGAAATTATGCAAGAAGTTGCACCTTTAGGCGGAATGTATCAAGCAGGAACGTTAAGTGGAAATCCAATTGCAATGGCAGGAGGAATCGCTACTTTAACAGAGTTGAAAAAACAAAATCCGTATAAAAAGTTCGAAGAAATAGGGGCTATTTTAGAAGTAATTTTATTAGAAACTGCTAAGAAATACAATGTAGCTTTAACGGTAAATAGATTTGGTTCTATGTTAAATCCTTTCTTTGTAAATAGCGAAGTTACCAACTTTGTAGAGGCACAATTGTCTGATACAAAAAAGTTTGCTGTTTTCTTTTGGGAAATGATCAAAAACGGAGTTTTCTTACCTCCAAGTCAGTTTGAAGCATGGTTTTTATCCTCTGCTTTATCAGATAAGGATATTAAAAAAATAGCAGAAGCGATTGATAAGGGAATGTTAGCTGTTTCAAAAATGAAAAAGTAA
- the hemB gene encoding porphobilinogen synthase, producing the protein MFRTRRLRKSEGIRRLVRETKLSVDDFIYPLFIEEGENIETEIVSMPGIKRFSLDRISKELDEVVSLNIPAVLLFGIPSEKDDEGTETWNDNGIMQQAIRFIKKNYPSLYVITDVCFCEYTSHGHCGIIHDNDVDNDATLVNIAKQVISHAKAGVDMVAPSGMMDGTIDMIRQSLDNTGFVNLPIMAYSVKYASAFYGPFRDAADSAPTFGDRRTYQMDPSNRDEGMREATFDDQEGADILMVKPALSYLDIIRDLKNSFDRPIACYNVSGEYAMVKAAAEKGWIDGEKVMMESLLSMKRAGADIIITYFAKEAARVLLKK; encoded by the coding sequence ATGTTCAGAACAAGAAGATTAAGAAAATCAGAAGGAATTAGAAGATTGGTTAGAGAAACTAAATTATCTGTAGATGATTTTATCTATCCGCTTTTTATTGAAGAAGGAGAAAATATAGAAACAGAAATTGTTTCTATGCCAGGGATCAAACGTTTCTCTTTAGATAGAATTTCTAAAGAATTAGATGAGGTTGTTTCTTTAAATATACCCGCAGTTTTATTGTTCGGAATTCCATCAGAAAAAGATGATGAAGGAACCGAGACGTGGAATGATAACGGAATTATGCAACAAGCAATTCGTTTTATCAAGAAAAATTATCCGAGCTTATATGTAATTACAGATGTTTGCTTTTGCGAATATACTTCTCATGGTCATTGCGGAATTATACATGATAATGATGTAGATAATGATGCTACTTTAGTAAATATTGCAAAACAAGTAATTTCTCATGCAAAAGCAGGAGTAGATATGGTGGCGCCTTCCGGAATGATGGATGGTACTATTGATATGATTCGTCAATCTTTAGACAATACAGGTTTTGTGAACTTGCCAATTATGGCATATTCTGTAAAATATGCATCTGCATTTTACGGTCCTTTTAGAGATGCTGCAGATTCTGCACCAACATTTGGAGACAGAAGAACGTATCAAATGGATCCATCAAACAGAGATGAAGGAATGCGAGAAGCTACTTTTGATGATCAAGAAGGAGCCGATATTTTAATGGTAAAACCAGCATTGTCTTATTTAGATATTATTAGAGATTTAAAAAATAGTTTCGATCGTCCGATTGCATGTTACAATGTAAGTGGAGAATATGCTATGGTAAAAGCCGCAGCAGAAAAAGGTTGGATAGATGGCGAAAAAGTAATGATGGAAAGCTTACTATCTATGAAAAGAGCAGGCGCAGACATTATTATTACGTATTTTGCAAAAGAAGCAGCGAGAGTATTGTTGAAGAAATAA
- the hemC gene encoding hydroxymethylbilane synthase, whose amino-acid sequence MQKIIRIGTRDSQLALWQANKVRNELTELGYESELVPIKSLGDIVLDKPLYDLGVTGVFTRNLDVAMLNGDIDIAVHSLKDVPTVLPEGIMQAAVLKRADYIDLLVLKDNEEFFGQPNGVIATGSLRRKAMWLDRYPTHRVEDLRGNVNTRLEKLDNSETWNGAIFAAAGLERLGLRDAEAIPLTWMIPAPAQGAIMVTCLEKDDFVKDACEQLNHYETKVCVGIEREFLNLLEGGCTAPIGALAYVDARTEEIVFKGVLLKKDGSKKITVTKNAKMGSHRYLAKDCADYIINKGGKELMAEDAAEAVEPLQKIYSTKKLSELQKETLSSTIGITDSDFIKIRFNRIPAKVMKKEIENVVITSQNGVEALLNSFTRDEMNFKNIYCVGRRTKKLIENRIGKVAHVAKNAKKLAEYLATALENKNVTYFCSNVRLDVLPTYLKAHDISVNEVEAYKTMLSSEKIADDVSGVLFYSPSGIESYLEENNPDRVAFCIGETTAVEARKYFEKVEVANMPSVDSVLELVNNYFSK is encoded by the coding sequence ATGCAGAAAATAATAAGAATAGGAACTCGCGATAGCCAATTAGCGCTTTGGCAAGCTAATAAAGTGCGCAATGAATTAACGGAGTTAGGCTATGAGTCTGAGCTGGTACCTATAAAATCTCTAGGAGATATTGTTTTAGATAAACCTTTATATGATTTAGGTGTTACCGGTGTTTTTACAAGAAATTTAGATGTTGCTATGTTAAATGGTGATATTGATATTGCTGTACATTCTCTTAAAGATGTACCTACGGTTTTACCAGAAGGAATTATGCAGGCTGCTGTTTTAAAACGTGCAGATTATATAGATTTATTGGTGTTAAAAGATAACGAAGAATTTTTTGGTCAGCCAAATGGAGTTATTGCAACTGGTAGTTTACGTAGAAAAGCAATGTGGTTAGATCGTTATCCTACGCATAGAGTAGAAGATTTACGAGGAAATGTAAATACCCGTTTAGAGAAATTAGACAATAGTGAAACTTGGAACGGAGCAATTTTTGCTGCAGCAGGTTTAGAAAGATTAGGCTTAAGAGATGCAGAAGCAATTCCGTTAACATGGATGATTCCTGCACCTGCTCAAGGAGCTATTATGGTTACTTGTTTAGAAAAAGATGATTTTGTTAAAGATGCTTGCGAGCAATTAAACCATTACGAAACCAAAGTTTGTGTTGGCATAGAAAGAGAATTCTTAAACCTTTTAGAAGGAGGTTGTACGGCACCAATTGGCGCTTTGGCATATGTAGATGCAAGAACCGAAGAAATTGTTTTTAAGGGAGTTCTACTAAAAAAAGACGGTTCTAAAAAAATTACGGTTACTAAGAATGCAAAAATGGGAAGCCATCGTTATTTGGCTAAAGATTGTGCAGACTATATAATTAATAAAGGAGGGAAAGAGTTGATGGCAGAAGATGCTGCAGAAGCTGTAGAACCTTTACAAAAGATTTATTCTACTAAAAAATTATCAGAGCTTCAAAAAGAAACTTTATCTTCAACTATTGGTATCACAGATAGCGATTTTATTAAAATTCGTTTTAACAGAATTCCTGCTAAAGTGATGAAAAAAGAAATCGAAAATGTTGTTATTACTAGTCAAAATGGAGTAGAAGCACTTTTAAATTCATTTACAAGAGATGAAATGAACTTTAAGAATATTTATTGTGTTGGTAGAAGAACAAAAAAACTGATTGAAAATAGAATTGGTAAAGTGGCACACGTTGCCAAAAATGCTAAGAAATTAGCAGAATACTTAGCAACAGCATTAGAAAATAAAAATGTAACCTATTTTTGTAGTAACGTAAGATTAGACGTTTTACCAACCTACTTAAAAGCTCATGATATTTCTGTAAACGAAGTAGAGGCTTATAAAACAATGTTAAGCTCAGAAAAAATAGCTGATGATGTTTCTGGAGTTTTATTTTACAGTCCTTCTGGTATAGAAAGTTATTTAGAAGAGAATAATCCAGATAGAGTTGCTTTTTGTATTGGAGAAACTACAGCAGTAGAGGCTAGAAAATATTTTGAGAAAGTAGAGGTTGCCAATATGCCAAGTGTAGATAGTGTTTTAGAATTAGTAAATAATTATTTCTCTAAATAA
- the hemA gene encoding glutamyl-tRNA reductase, whose amino-acid sequence MQEHRQEHFYNIGVSYKKADANTRGKFSLSKENQSLLLELSKEKGYEGVFIISTCNRTEISGFAERPCQLIELLCEFSEGTIEEFSKVSNVYKDQEAIQQLFRIGTGLESQILGDYEIVGQLRQSFKMAKSLKTTNAYSERLINSVLQASKRVKNETRLSSGTTSVSYAAIQYLIKNLPGYNTKNILVFGLGKMGKHTCKNLAEYTQNKSVCLINRTEEKTSEFVKEHTTIRKAVIANLKEEIAQADVLIVSTGSDKPTITKEHIAENKELLILDLSMPENVAKDVTDFKGVSIVNIDELSKITDETLAVRQKEVPFAEAIIDTHKAEFNEWLNHRRFTPAIAALKKSLENITNDEINFQKKKIAGFDENQAEILTSRFIQKITTQFVKHLKDEETSVSQSLQVINKVFKS is encoded by the coding sequence ATGCAAGAGCACAGGCAAGAGCACTTTTATAATATTGGCGTTAGTTACAAAAAAGCGGATGCTAACACGCGCGGAAAATTTTCTTTATCAAAAGAAAACCAATCCCTGTTGTTAGAACTTTCTAAAGAAAAAGGATACGAAGGTGTTTTTATTATATCTACTTGTAACCGAACAGAAATTAGTGGTTTTGCAGAACGTCCTTGTCAACTAATAGAATTGTTATGTGAGTTTTCAGAAGGAACAATAGAAGAGTTTTCTAAAGTTTCTAACGTTTATAAAGACCAAGAAGCAATACAACAATTATTTAGAATTGGTACTGGGTTAGAAAGTCAGATTTTAGGAGATTACGAAATTGTAGGTCAATTAAGACAGTCGTTTAAAATGGCAAAATCTTTAAAAACGACCAATGCGTATTCAGAAAGATTAATTAACTCTGTACTACAAGCAAGTAAAAGAGTTAAAAATGAAACTAGATTAAGTTCTGGTACTACTTCTGTTTCTTATGCAGCCATTCAATACCTTATTAAAAATTTACCAGGCTACAATACTAAAAATATTTTAGTTTTTGGTTTGGGTAAAATGGGGAAACATACCTGTAAAAATTTAGCAGAGTACACGCAAAATAAGTCGGTGTGTTTAATTAACAGAACAGAAGAAAAAACATCAGAATTTGTTAAAGAACACACAACAATTAGAAAAGCTGTAATTGCTAATTTAAAAGAAGAAATAGCACAAGCAGATGTTTTAATTGTTTCTACTGGATCCGATAAACCTACCATAACAAAAGAACATATTGCTGAAAACAAAGAGCTGTTAATCTTAGATTTATCTATGCCAGAAAACGTGGCAAAAGATGTTACAGATTTTAAAGGAGTATCAATAGTAAATATTGATGAACTTTCTAAGATTACAGATGAAACTTTGGCGGTTCGCCAGAAAGAAGTACCGTTTGCAGAAGCAATTATAGATACCCATAAAGCAGAGTTTAATGAATGGTTAAATCATAGACGATTTACACCTGCAATTGCAGCTTTAAAGAAATCATTAGAAAATATTACAAACGATGAAATTAATTTTCAGAAGAAAAAGATTGCTGGTTTTGATGAAAATCAAGCAGAAATCTTAACTTCACGTTTTATTCAGAAAATAACCACACAGTTTGTGAAACATTTAAAAGATGAAGAAACATCTGTTTCACAAAGCCTACAAGTAATTAATAAGGTTTTTAAATCTTAA